The proteins below come from a single Streptomyces spongiicola genomic window:
- the leuE gene encoding leucine efflux protein LeuE translates to MLGVTDLPTYLAGLVLIILLPGPNSLYVLSVAARRGVRTAYQAAAGVWCGDTVLMVLSAAGVASLLQANAVLFSAVKFAGAGYLTWLAIGMLRAAWSMWRSRRELAEPLDGQAADASAAGERPFRRALVISLVNPKAILFFIAFFVQFVDPGYAYPAVSFAVLGALAQLASFLYLTLLIFTGTHLAAAFRRRRRLSAGATSAAGALFLGFAVKLSLSSA, encoded by the coding sequence ATGCTGGGTGTCACCGATCTGCCGACGTATCTCGCGGGACTTGTCCTGATCATCCTCCTCCCGGGGCCGAACTCGCTCTATGTGCTCTCGGTCGCCGCCCGCCGGGGTGTGCGCACGGCATACCAGGCCGCCGCGGGTGTGTGGTGCGGCGACACCGTGCTGATGGTGCTGTCGGCGGCGGGCGTCGCCTCGCTGCTCCAGGCCAACGCCGTGCTGTTCTCGGCGGTGAAGTTCGCGGGCGCGGGCTATCTGACCTGGCTCGCCATCGGCATGCTGCGCGCCGCCTGGTCGATGTGGCGCTCGCGCCGGGAGCTGGCGGAACCCCTGGACGGGCAGGCGGCGGACGCGTCCGCGGCGGGTGAGCGGCCGTTCCGCAGGGCCCTGGTGATCAGCCTGGTCAACCCGAAGGCCATCCTCTTCTTCATCGCCTTCTTCGTGCAGTTCGTGGACCCCGGCTACGCCTATCCGGCGGTGTCCTTCGCCGTGCTCGGCGCTCTCGCCCAGCTGGCGAGCTTCCTCTACCTCACCCTGCTGATCTTCACCGGCACCCATCTGGCCGCCGCCTTCCGCCGCCGCCGGAGGCTGTCGGCCGGTGCGACGTCGGCGGCGGGCGCGCTGTTCCTCGGCTTCGCCGTGAAGCTCTCGCTCAGCAGCGCCTGA
- a CDS encoding ATP-binding protein has product MRRLTLDLLATPEAVPGVRRTVREYLGGVPCADLQLCVSELLTNVIRHLGDGVPVTIRVTRAAVGGRTRLEVNHPAPRASPVRCRAAAADDETGRGLALLDAVAVRWGVDEGPGTKTVWCELPGEGAAGMRPPGSAHEASTVR; this is encoded by the coding sequence ATGCGACGGCTGACTCTGGATCTCCTCGCGACGCCGGAGGCCGTACCCGGCGTGCGCCGCACCGTGCGCGAGTACCTCGGCGGCGTGCCCTGCGCCGACCTCCAGCTGTGTGTGAGCGAGCTGCTCACGAACGTCATCCGGCATCTCGGGGACGGGGTGCCGGTCACGATCCGCGTAACCCGCGCCGCCGTGGGCGGTCGTACGCGGCTGGAGGTCAACCACCCGGCCCCGCGCGCCTCGCCCGTCCGATGCCGGGCCGCTGCCGCCGACGACGAGACCGGCCGCGGCCTCGCCCTGCTCGATGCCGTGGCCGTGCGCTGGGGCGTGGACGAGGGGCCCGGTACCAAGACCGTCTGGTGCGAACTGCCCGGAGAGGGCGCTGCGGGTATGCGACCGCCCGGTTCGGCTCACGAGGCGTCGACGGTCCGTTGA
- a CDS encoding helix-turn-helix domain-containing protein: MARRKHIDGSEGVPTFYGKELRWQREQAGLTLQQLVEGSFYGPSHLSEIERGERRMPAELAEHADRVLKTDGFFKRRCEDVRKARRRGHAQYFERVLEAEKHAETIEEWSPTLIPGLLQTEAYARAVVRATHPLAPDEEVEERVNARMPRAHLFETDHKIPMYWVVVSEALLRQPILSPEEMAEQLNRVAALARRHRIVPQILPWNRGPHPFMLGTAMIMTFPDAPPLVYTEALHTGDTIDDPALVKEYRRSYDLLRAAALPPEASLALIEEAADDYRNGKHPD, encoded by the coding sequence ATGGCGCGACGCAAGCACATCGACGGCTCGGAGGGTGTCCCCACCTTCTACGGCAAGGAATTGCGTTGGCAGCGGGAGCAGGCCGGGCTCACCCTCCAGCAGCTGGTCGAGGGCAGCTTCTACGGCCCCAGCCACCTGAGCGAGATCGAGCGCGGCGAGCGGCGGATGCCGGCGGAGCTGGCGGAACACGCGGACCGGGTGCTCAAGACGGACGGCTTCTTCAAGCGGCGGTGCGAGGACGTGAGGAAGGCCAGACGGCGGGGGCACGCGCAGTACTTCGAGCGCGTGCTGGAGGCGGAGAAGCACGCGGAGACGATCGAGGAGTGGAGCCCGACGCTGATTCCGGGCCTGCTGCAGACGGAGGCGTACGCGCGGGCGGTGGTGCGCGCGACGCACCCGCTGGCGCCAGACGAGGAAGTGGAGGAGAGGGTCAACGCCCGCATGCCGAGGGCTCATCTCTTCGAGACCGACCACAAGATCCCGATGTACTGGGTGGTTGTGTCCGAGGCACTGCTCCGTCAGCCGATCCTCTCGCCCGAGGAGATGGCCGAACAGCTGAATCGTGTCGCGGCGTTGGCGCGCCGTCACCGGATCGTTCCACAGATCCTTCCGTGGAACCGCGGCCCGCATCCCTTCATGCTCGGCACTGCCATGATCATGACCTTTCCGGACGCACCGCCCTTGGTTTACACCGAGGCGCTGCACACCGGCGACACCATCGACGATCCGGCCCTCGTGAAGGAGTACCGCCGGTCGTACGATCTGCTCAGGGCCGCCGCACTACCGCCCGAGGCGTCCCTCGCCCTGATCGAGGAAGCGGCTGATGACTACCGAAACGGCAAGCATCCGGATTGA
- a CDS encoding DUF397 domain-containing protein, which translates to MSTVAWRKSSYSNGSGGNCVEVAEGFLGAARWRKSSYSNGSGGNCLEVAEGFLGAARWRKSSHSNGSGGDCVEVTDGLAGVVPVRDSKLPDGPVLVVPARAWASFVRTLKEAVE; encoded by the coding sequence TTGAGCACTGTCGCGTGGCGCAAGAGCAGCTACAGCAACGGCAGCGGAGGCAACTGTGTCGAGGTCGCGGAAGGGTTCCTCGGCGCCGCCCGCTGGCGCAAGAGCAGCTACAGCAACGGCAGCGGAGGCAACTGCCTCGAGGTCGCGGAGGGCTTCCTCGGCGCCGCCCGCTGGCGCAAGAGCAGCCACAGCAACGGCAGCGGAGGCGATTGCGTCGAGGTCACCGACGGCCTCGCCGGCGTCGTCCCCGTCCGTGACTCCAAGCTGCCCGACGGCCCCGTCCTCGTGGTCCCGGCCCGCGCCTGGGCGTCATTCGTCAGGACCCTCAAGGAGGCGGTCGAGTAG
- a CDS encoding tetratricopeptide repeat protein, with the protein MKWSFRKRTAKPRAHQPDGVPSVVEASGTRSVAIDTGGGALLGSVLTGDSATAIQLPPEAFVPPAHVPAPPGLDNLPARPALFVGRARELERLDAALASQGQAVVQAVHGLGGIGKSALAAHWAATRPHGHTPLRWITADSAAAVQQGLADLATALQPALARALTAQELAERAAQWLATHTGWLIVLDNVNDPADIAALTARARGGRFLITSRLATAWTHATTVVRLDILTPAESLALFTRITTAQHPGRDLDGATELCEELGHLPLAIEQAAAYLAQNPLTTPRTYLHFLARHPADMYRHTAATTPTEHTIARTWNITLHRITTLQPHAAHLLRTLAWYAPDHIPTTLTGPADPPTRDAALGLLAAYSMITPDAPTGTVAVHRLVQALTRTPDPHDPHRTPELVDQARQQATTNLHTALPDTWSTPATWPTWRTLLPHIDAFTEHTTLDTDTTTTAYILNKTGLFLDNQGQPGRTITYLQRAHVDYLRVLGEDHPDTLTSRNNLAYAYRSVGDLGRAIPLFERTLTDRTRVLGEDHPDTLTSRNNLAYAYRSVGDLGRAIPLFERTLTDRTRVLGEDHPSTLTSRNNLAGAYESVGDLGRAIPLFERTLTDRTRVLGEDHPSTLASRNNLAYAYESVGDLGRAIPLFEQTLTDRTRVLGEDHPDTLTSRNNLAGAYESAGDLGRAIPLYEQTLTDAERVLGQEHPITVTVRGNLTAAIAEREGRAKPS; encoded by the coding sequence GTGAAGTGGTCCTTCAGGAAGCGGACCGCGAAACCACGAGCGCATCAGCCCGACGGTGTCCCCAGCGTGGTCGAGGCGTCCGGAACCCGGTCCGTCGCGATTGACACCGGCGGCGGGGCCCTTCTGGGCAGCGTGCTCACCGGGGACAGTGCCACCGCGATCCAGTTACCGCCCGAAGCGTTCGTGCCCCCGGCCCATGTCCCGGCCCCACCGGGGTTGGACAACCTCCCGGCGCGCCCGGCGCTGTTCGTGGGACGGGCCCGCGAGTTGGAGCGTCTGGACGCCGCGCTCGCCTCGCAGGGTCAGGCGGTGGTCCAGGCGGTGCACGGGCTCGGCGGGATCGGCAAGAGCGCCCTGGCCGCGCACTGGGCCGCCACCCGCCCCCACGGCCACACACCCCTCCGTTGGATCACCGCCGACAGCGCCGCCGCCGTCCAGCAGGGCCTGGCCGACCTCGCCACCGCCCTGCAACCCGCCCTCGCCCGCGCCCTGACCGCCCAGGAACTCGCCGAACGCGCCGCGCAGTGGCTGGCCACCCACACCGGCTGGCTGATCGTCCTGGACAACGTCAACGACCCCGCCGACATCGCCGCCCTGACCGCCCGCGCCCGAGGCGGACGCTTCCTGATCACCAGCCGCCTCGCCACCGCCTGGACCCACGCCACCACCGTGGTGCGCCTCGACATCCTCACACCCGCAGAGTCCCTGGCCCTGTTCACCCGCATCACCACAGCCCAGCACCCCGGACGCGACCTCGACGGCGCCACCGAACTGTGCGAGGAACTCGGCCATCTCCCCCTGGCCATCGAACAAGCCGCCGCCTACCTGGCCCAGAACCCGCTCACCACCCCCCGCACCTACCTCCACTTCCTCGCCCGGCATCCCGCGGACATGTACCGCCACACCGCCGCCACCACCCCCACCGAACACACCATCGCCCGCACCTGGAACATCACCCTCCACCGCATCACCACCCTCCAACCCCACGCCGCCCACCTGCTACGCACCCTCGCCTGGTACGCCCCCGATCACATCCCCACCACCCTGACCGGACCCGCCGACCCGCCCACCCGCGACGCGGCACTCGGCCTGCTGGCCGCCTACAGCATGATCACCCCCGATGCCCCGACCGGCACCGTCGCCGTCCACCGCCTCGTCCAGGCCCTCACCCGCACCCCCGACCCCCACGACCCCCACCGCACCCCCGAACTCGTCGACCAGGCCCGCCAACAAGCCACCACCAACCTCCACACCGCCCTCCCCGACACCTGGAGCACCCCCGCCACCTGGCCCACCTGGCGCACCCTCCTCCCCCACATCGACGCCTTCACCGAGCACACCACCCTCGACACCGACACCACAACCACCGCCTACATCCTCAACAAAACCGGACTCTTCCTCGACAACCAGGGCCAGCCCGGCCGCACCATCACATACCTCCAACGCGCCCACGTCGACTACCTGCGGGTGCTGGGCGAGGACCACCCCGACACCCTGACCTCCCGTAACAACCTCGCCTACGCCTACCGGTCGGTGGGGGATCTGGGGCGGGCGATCCCGTTGTTCGAGCGGACCCTCACCGACCGCACCCGGGTGCTGGGCGAGGACCACCCCGACACCCTGACCTCCCGTAACAACCTCGCCTACGCCTACCGGTCGGTGGGGGATCTGGGGCGGGCGATCCCGTTGTTCGAGCGGACCCTCACCGACCGCACCCGGGTGCTGGGCGAGGACCACCCCTCCACCCTGACCTCCCGTAACAACCTCGCCGGCGCCTACGAGTCGGTGGGGGATCTGGGGCGGGCGATCCCGTTGTTCGAGCGGACCCTCACCGACCGCACCCGGGTGCTGGGCGAGGACCACCCCTCCACCCTGGCCTCCCGCAACAACCTCGCCTACGCCTACGAGTCGGTGGGGGATCTGGGGCGGGCGATCCCGCTGTTCGAGCAGACCCTCACCGACCGCACCCGGGTGCTGGGCGAGGACCACCCCGACACCCTGACCTCCCGCAACAACCTCGCCGGCGCCTACGAGTCGGCGGGGGACCTGGGGCGGGCCATCCCCCTGTACGAACAGACCCTCACCGACGCCGAGCGGGTGCTGGGGCAAGAGCATCCGATCACGGTGACGGTCCGAGGCAATCTCACTGCAGCCATCGCCGAGCGCGAAGGCCGCGCCAAGCCGTCGTGA
- a CDS encoding alpha-2,8-polysialyltransferase family protein, giving the protein MRTDTNTVRGTGTAPDTSAAPHTNTGPGTNTGPGTNTAPRTATAPGTNTARTTQIFFASTLYGAATLAAALDSGCFAPADRRLLLVSNNAATPETATPVDRMPGFERLRGRFDGVLSWNEAIAPFHPGGWSPRPVDAPMWERYLRMLWDLGDDRIELALESIQVNPALAVAQLFPDARLDVYADGLMSYGPTRNKIDPLVGERVRRLLHLDLVPGLTPLLLEEFGARPETVPTEAFTKVAAELADPTDPTELAELAELAGLAGLDAAGATAGASDRASDRASDGSADRPGEQPALLLGQYLASLGILTAEEEEALHLRMVRGAVAHGHRRLVFKPHPVAPSAWSRALEREAEKLGAELTLVDRPVLAEVLYRQLRPALVVGCFSTALMTASTFYGIPVARVGTAPLLDRLKPYQNSNRVPVTLVDALIPDLESGRPGAPCPADGELSGLVRAVGFAMQPQIRADLRPAAEAYLTARLTDGNARYFKRRRLTVLGLPGGLPVPRHAAIRRVARRVRRIKRAALG; this is encoded by the coding sequence ATGCGTACGGACACCAACACGGTCCGGGGCACGGGCACCGCCCCGGACACGAGCGCCGCCCCGCACACGAACACCGGCCCTGGCACGAACACCGGCCCTGGTACGAACACCGCGCCGCGCACAGCCACCGCCCCGGGCACGAACACCGCACGGACCACGCAGATCTTCTTCGCCTCCACCCTGTACGGCGCGGCGACACTGGCGGCCGCGCTCGACAGCGGCTGCTTCGCCCCGGCGGACCGGCGGCTACTGCTGGTGAGCAACAACGCGGCGACCCCGGAGACGGCGACCCCGGTCGACCGGATGCCGGGCTTCGAGCGGCTGCGCGGCCGCTTCGACGGAGTGCTGTCGTGGAACGAGGCGATCGCCCCCTTCCATCCGGGCGGCTGGTCGCCCCGCCCGGTTGATGCACCGATGTGGGAGCGGTATCTGCGGATGCTGTGGGACCTGGGCGACGACCGGATCGAGCTGGCCCTGGAATCCATCCAGGTCAATCCGGCGCTCGCGGTGGCCCAGTTGTTCCCGGACGCCCGTCTCGACGTGTACGCGGACGGGCTGATGAGCTACGGCCCGACCCGCAACAAGATCGACCCGCTGGTGGGCGAGCGGGTGCGCAGGCTGCTGCACCTCGATCTGGTGCCGGGGCTGACGCCGCTGCTGCTGGAGGAATTCGGGGCCCGGCCGGAAACGGTACCGACCGAGGCGTTCACCAAGGTGGCCGCCGAACTCGCCGACCCCACCGACCCCACCGAACTCGCCGAACTCGCCGAACTCGCCGGACTCGCCGGACTCGATGCAGCGGGCGCCACGGCCGGCGCCTCCGACCGCGCCTCCGACCGCGCCTCCGACGGTTCCGCCGACCGTCCCGGCGAGCAGCCCGCGCTACTGCTCGGGCAGTACCTCGCGTCCCTGGGAATCCTCACCGCCGAGGAGGAGGAGGCCCTGCATCTGCGGATGGTCCGGGGCGCGGTCGCCCACGGCCATCGCCGGCTGGTCTTCAAACCGCACCCGGTGGCGCCCTCGGCGTGGTCGCGGGCACTGGAGCGCGAGGCGGAGAAGCTGGGCGCCGAACTGACCCTGGTGGACCGGCCGGTGCTGGCGGAGGTGCTGTACCGGCAGCTCAGGCCCGCGCTGGTGGTGGGGTGCTTCTCCACGGCACTGATGACCGCGAGCACCTTCTACGGCATCCCGGTCGCGCGGGTCGGGACGGCGCCGCTGCTCGACCGGCTGAAGCCGTACCAGAACAGCAACCGGGTTCCGGTGACACTGGTCGACGCGCTGATCCCGGACCTGGAGAGCGGCCGCCCCGGCGCCCCGTGCCCCGCCGACGGGGAACTGTCGGGGCTGGTCCGGGCGGTCGGCTTCGCCATGCAGCCGCAGATCCGGGCGGATCTGCGCCCTGCGGCGGAGGCGTATCTGACGGCCCGTCTCACGGACGGCAACGCCCGCTACTTCAAGCGCCGCCGCCTGACGGTCCTGGGCCTCCCCGGCGGTCTCCCGGTCCCCCGGCACGCCGCGATCCGCCGCGTGGCCCGCCGAGTCCGCCGCATCAAGCGCGCCGCGCTCGGTTGA
- a CDS encoding glycosyltransferase family 2 protein: MVKLSVIVPFYNVQAFAPDTLGSLRANAREDFEFLLVDDCSTDGTPEVLERAEREVPGAVLIRHERNGGLATARNTGLDAARGDYIAFLDGDDWLAPGYYARLLAAAEELGTDFLRTDHVQCTGRERKVFRVPVGRRNEVLRPRDAILPADRSTSVDYPMAWAGIYRRELLDRGLLHFTDGLRTAEDRPWIWRLHREAESFAAVGLLGVFYRRGVASSLTQIGDVRQLDFIRAFDQVIEETANDPESERLLPKAVRTYCAVISHHLGSIERFEPAVARKLRAMSADALRRMPQDILGKALDGMDRERSSRLRRLRRRPAGAPAVSASAMAGAA; this comes from the coding sequence GTGGTCAAGCTCTCGGTCATCGTGCCCTTCTACAACGTCCAGGCATTTGCGCCCGACACTCTGGGAAGCCTCCGGGCGAACGCCCGCGAGGACTTCGAGTTCCTGCTCGTCGACGACTGCTCGACGGACGGGACGCCGGAGGTCCTGGAGCGTGCGGAACGCGAGGTACCGGGGGCGGTGCTCATCAGACACGAGCGGAACGGCGGGCTGGCCACGGCCCGCAACACCGGCCTGGACGCCGCCCGCGGCGACTACATCGCCTTCCTCGACGGCGACGACTGGCTGGCTCCGGGCTACTACGCGCGGCTGCTCGCGGCGGCCGAGGAACTCGGCACCGACTTCCTCCGCACCGACCATGTGCAGTGCACCGGCCGGGAACGCAAGGTCTTCCGGGTGCCCGTCGGCCGCCGGAACGAGGTGCTCCGGCCGCGTGACGCGATCCTGCCCGCCGACCGGTCCACCTCCGTCGACTACCCGATGGCCTGGGCCGGGATCTACCGGCGCGAGCTGCTGGACCGGGGACTGCTGCACTTCACGGACGGGCTGCGCACCGCCGAGGACCGGCCCTGGATATGGCGGCTGCACCGCGAGGCGGAGTCCTTCGCCGCGGTCGGCCTGCTGGGGGTCTTCTACCGCCGGGGGGTCGCCTCGTCGCTGACGCAGATCGGCGACGTACGGCAGCTCGATTTCATCAGGGCATTCGACCAGGTAATCGAGGAGACCGCGAACGACCCGGAATCCGAGCGGCTGCTGCCGAAGGCCGTCCGGACCTACTGCGCCGTCATCTCCCATCACCTGGGATCGATCGAGAGATTCGAACCGGCCGTGGCCCGGAAACTGCGTGCAATGAGCGCGGACGCCCTGCGCAGAATGCCGCAGGACATTCTCGGGAAGGCACTCGACGGCATGGACCGAGAACGCTCCTCCCGGCTGCGCAGACTGCGCAGGCGCCCGGCCGGCGCACCGGCGGTCTCCGCCTCCGCCATGGCGGGAGCGGCCTGA
- a CDS encoding DUF6716 putative glycosyltransferase — protein MPSRTSQPPRVAVLADSDTRWKWGALTARRIAAADRPDRPDHPGRLGHPDRPDRLGHPDRPDRPGQPVEPAGFLLRGRATPTARQLTEVGVGTDSVREVTGARFLRAIREEGYDVVVLALVGGAVQAMLHGIAALRLPRRPVLVTGYVGVVYEKLADGLLLRHGADVVLANSRHDADRFRAVYEGVGADASAVTEAALPFLGGSPYERREGRDTVVFAVQPSVPESRADRMYLLGRLAGHARLHPSREVLLKLRSRPGEHTTHLEELPYQRLAERLPGGLPPNLGLVYGHMGEVLDRTDLLVTVSSTAALEALHRRVPTAILTDLGVREALGNHHFLGSGLLTSWDRLDAGHRPEPDGEWLARQGVAADGTYEKAFDAARERVAGLLRQPELPPVAPYYTPATAPGYLPGILARHRLAADGGPLPGTAPADEPTGVRRVLRETVRRAARGAYRHGVQRVAPAIRRMGEL, from the coding sequence GTGCCGTCACGTACCAGTCAGCCGCCGCGCGTCGCCGTGCTCGCCGACTCCGATACCCGGTGGAAGTGGGGCGCGCTCACCGCGCGCCGCATCGCCGCCGCGGACCGCCCCGACCGCCCCGATCACCCCGGTCGCCTCGGCCACCCCGACCGCCCCGACCGCCTCGGCCACCCCGACCGCCCCGACCGCCCCGGCCAACCCGTCGAACCGGCCGGGTTCCTGCTGCGGGGGAGGGCGACGCCCACCGCGCGGCAGCTCACCGAGGTCGGCGTCGGGACGGACTCCGTGCGCGAGGTCACCGGCGCCCGGTTCCTCCGCGCGATCCGCGAAGAGGGGTACGACGTCGTCGTCCTCGCCCTCGTCGGCGGCGCCGTGCAGGCCATGCTCCACGGCATCGCGGCCCTGCGGCTGCCCCGCCGGCCCGTGCTGGTCACCGGCTACGTCGGCGTCGTGTACGAGAAGCTCGCCGACGGGCTGCTGCTGCGGCACGGCGCGGACGTCGTGCTCGCCAACTCCCGCCACGACGCGGACCGGTTCCGCGCCGTGTACGAGGGTGTCGGTGCCGACGCCTCGGCGGTGACCGAGGCCGCGCTGCCGTTCCTCGGCGGTTCCCCGTACGAGCGGCGGGAGGGCCGGGACACGGTCGTCTTCGCCGTCCAGCCGTCCGTTCCGGAGAGCCGGGCCGACCGGATGTACCTGCTCGGCAGGCTCGCCGGGCACGCCAGGCTCCACCCGTCCCGCGAGGTGCTGCTCAAGCTCCGCTCCCGGCCCGGGGAGCACACCACGCACCTGGAGGAGCTGCCGTACCAGCGGCTCGCCGAGCGGCTCCCCGGCGGGCTGCCGCCGAACCTCGGCCTGGTGTACGGGCACATGGGCGAGGTCCTGGACCGGACCGACCTGCTGGTCACCGTCTCCTCGACCGCCGCGCTCGAAGCGCTCCACCGGCGCGTCCCCACCGCGATCCTCACCGACCTCGGTGTCCGCGAGGCGCTGGGCAACCACCACTTCCTCGGCTCCGGCCTGCTCACCTCCTGGGACCGGCTCGACGCCGGGCACCGGCCCGAACCGGACGGGGAGTGGCTGGCCAGGCAGGGCGTCGCCGCCGACGGGACGTACGAGAAGGCCTTCGACGCGGCCCGTGAACGCGTCGCCGGGCTGCTGCGGCAGCCGGAACTCCCGCCCGTCGCCCCCTACTACACCCCCGCGACCGCGCCCGGCTATCTGCCGGGGATCCTCGCCCGCCACCGCCTCGCCGCGGACGGCGGCCCGCTGCCCGGAACCGCACCGGCCGACGAGCCCACGGGGGTGCGCCGGGTCCTGCGCGAAACGGTGCGCCGCGCGGCACGCGGCGCCTACCGCCACGGTGTGCAGCGCGTGGCGCCCGCCATCCGCCGGATGGGCGAGCTGTGA
- a CDS encoding acylneuraminate cytidylyltransferase: MTTVLAVIPARGGSKGLPGKNLAAVGGVPLVARAVRACVGSALVTDVVVSTDDPAIADAARAAGAALGAAGRVHWVDRPADIADDTATSESAVLHAMDAYEAAHGRTVDVVLLVQCTSPFLTCDDIDGVASAVAKEGADTAVTVAPFHAFVWRRGPAAGTPASTTAPASTTVPASTTVPASATVPASAGGGSAGATLAPTAVPPGTAVPPGTAGDGGRGVNHDKSHRPRRQDRPEDFLETGAAYAMDARAFRVQGHRFFGRTALVETDPARVLEIDDPHDLTRARALAPLLDTVDVPTRADVDAVVLDFDGTQTDDRVLVDSDGRELVAVHRGDGLGVAALRRAGLKLLILSTEQNPVVAARARKLNLPVLHGVDRKDAALKRWCEESGVAPERVLYAGNDVNDLPCFGLVGWPVAVASAHDSVRAAARAVTTTPGGAGAVREIATWLLGPTLATPTQ, translated from the coding sequence ATGACCACCGTCCTCGCCGTGATCCCCGCGAGGGGCGGCTCCAAGGGCCTGCCCGGCAAGAACCTCGCCGCGGTCGGCGGCGTCCCGCTCGTCGCGCGGGCCGTACGGGCCTGCGTCGGATCGGCCCTGGTCACCGATGTCGTGGTGTCCACCGACGACCCGGCGATCGCGGACGCGGCGCGGGCGGCCGGGGCGGCCCTCGGCGCGGCCGGCCGGGTGCACTGGGTCGACCGTCCGGCGGACATCGCGGACGACACCGCGACCAGCGAGTCCGCGGTGCTCCACGCCATGGACGCCTACGAGGCGGCGCACGGCCGCACCGTCGACGTCGTCCTCCTCGTCCAGTGCACCAGCCCCTTCCTGACCTGCGACGACATCGACGGGGTCGCCTCGGCGGTGGCCAAGGAGGGGGCCGACACCGCGGTCACGGTCGCCCCGTTCCACGCCTTCGTGTGGCGCCGCGGGCCGGCGGCGGGCACTCCCGCGTCCACCACCGCCCCCGCGTCCACCACCGTCCCCGCGTCCACCACCGTCCCCGCGTCCGCCACCGTCCCCGCGTCCGCGGGCGGTGGATCGGCGGGCGCCACCCTCGCTCCCACCGCCGTTCCCCCCGGCACCGCCGTTCCCCCCGGCACCGCCGGGGACGGCGGCCGGGGCGTCAACCACGACAAGAGCCACCGCCCCCGGCGGCAGGACCGGCCCGAGGACTTCCTGGAGACCGGGGCCGCCTACGCCATGGACGCCCGGGCCTTCCGCGTCCAAGGGCACCGCTTCTTCGGGCGAACCGCGCTCGTCGAGACCGACCCCGCCCGGGTCCTGGAGATCGACGATCCACACGACCTCACCCGTGCCCGTGCCCTGGCGCCGCTGCTCGACACGGTGGACGTCCCCACCCGCGCGGACGTGGACGCCGTCGTCCTCGACTTCGACGGCACCCAGACCGACGACCGCGTCCTCGTCGACTCCGACGGCCGCGAACTCGTCGCCGTGCACCGGGGTGACGGCCTCGGCGTCGCAGCCCTGCGCCGCGCCGGGCTGAAGCTGCTGATCCTCTCCACCGAGCAGAACCCCGTCGTCGCGGCCCGCGCCCGCAAGCTCAACCTCCCCGTCCTGCACGGCGTCGACCGCAAGGACGCCGCCCTGAAGCGGTGGTGCGAGGAGAGCGGGGTCGCGCCCGAACGGGTCCTCTACGCCGGCAACGACGTCAACGACCTGCCCTGCTTCGGGCTGGTCGGCTGGCCCGTCGCCGTCGCGAGCGCACACGACTCCGTGCGTGCCGCCGCGCGTGCCGTCACCACCACCCCCGGTGGCGCCGGCGCCGTCCGGGAGATCGCCACCTGGCTTCTCGGTCCCACCCTCGCCACCCCCACCCAGTAA